One window of the Zea mays cultivar B73 chromosome 3, Zm-B73-REFERENCE-NAM-5.0, whole genome shotgun sequence genome contains the following:
- the LOC118476688 gene encoding uncharacterized protein, producing MDRRSMTPGISSRLFSPPPAAHPSPPPAAAPSAAAMPSHPPSPTPDAFTRLKESFGRFAEQWDQFVVMFHRYKEKTEKELQAAVQLQTAARGFLARRQVQSLRGEKHLAVASRATPWPSSHEQAVVRLQAAVRGFLVRRAVRKLHLLISSSLHQLAACAPNHQVSSILFEPPAEVEIWVCSPPARPKRVVSFIRAPALVLDRPNIRTSWFLLHLSSNVKAAVQLFPWDPGGQEDIAAVQIYILVPQLFCIFVLNNKCKSRCKRLNFKSCQVSLWQLEDELVLKGRGDVMGIIGSGHSCGAAPMCAKSERPHGALAAARARKARALAAARVRKAWQRKARTRKAWQRKARARKAWQRKVTDLVAKLIDLNCRGDNFN from the coding sequence atggaccgaaggtccatgacacctggtatcagctccaggttattctcaccaccaccagccgcccatccctcaccaccaccagccgccgcgCCATCAGCCGCCGCAATGCCCTCCCACCCGCCCTCTCCAACTCCAGATGCATTCACTCGGCTCAAAGAGAGTTTTGGCCGCTTCGCAGAGCAGTGGGATCAGTTCGTTGTGATGTTCCACCGCTacaaggagaagacagagaaggaactCCAAGCAGCGGTGCAGCTTCAGACGGCAGCGCGAGGGTTCCTGGCACGCCGCCAGGTACAGTCCCTTCGTGGGGAGAAGCACCTTGCTGTGGCCTCCAGGGCCACCCCATGGCCGTCATCACACGAGCAGGCCGTGGTGCGCCTGCAAGCCGCAGTGCGCGGCTTCCTTGTTAGGCGGGCGGTGCGGAAGCTGCACTTGCTGATCAGCTCATCGCTGCACCAACTAGCAGCCTGCGCGCCCAACCACCAGGTCTCGTCTATACTTTTTGAACCCCCTGCAGAAGTCGAGATCTGGGTATGCAGCCCCCCTGCACGGCCAAAGAGGGTCGTCTCCTTCATTCGGGCACCTGCCTTGGTGCTGGACAGACCCAACATAAGAACGAGCTGGTTCCTCCTCCACCTTTCATCCAACGTGAAGGCCGCAGTTCAGCTCTTTCCTTGGGATCCAGGAGGACAGGAGGACAtagctgcagttcaaatttatattttagttccacaattattttgtattttcgtcTTAAATAATAAATGTAAGTCAAGATGTAAAAGGCTTAACTTTAAGTCATGTCAGGTAAGTCtatggcagctcgaggacgagctggtcctcaagggaaggggagatgtcatgggcatcatagggagcggtCACTCATGTGGGGCCGCACCTATGTGCGCCAAAAGCGAGAGGCCGCATGgggcgctggcagcagcgcgcgcaaggaaggcacgggcgctggcagcagcgcgCGTAAGGAAGGCATGGCAAAGGAAAGCGCGCACAAGGAAGGCATGGCAAAGGAAAGCGCGCGCAAGGAAGGCATGGCAAAGGAAAGTGACTGATTTGGTGGCTAAATTGATAGACCTAAATTGTAGGGGAGATAATTTCAATTAG
- the LOC100283562 gene encoding pyridoxal kinase isoform X2, which yields MARPPILSVALPSDTGRVLSIQSHTVQGYVGNKSAVFPLQLLGFDVDPINSVQFSNHTGYPTFRGQVLNGKQLWDLIEGLEENQLLHYTHLLTGYIGSVSFLDTVLQVVEKLRSVNPDLVYVCDPVLGDEGKLYVPQELISVYQQKVVPVASMLTPNQFEVELLTGLRITSEEDGLTACNTLHSAGPQKVVITSALIEGKLLLIGSHKKTEEQQPEQFKIEIPKIPAYFTGTGDLTTALLLGWSNKYPDSLEKAAELAVSSLQALLKRTVEDYKMAGFDPSTSSLEIRLIQSQDEIRNPTVTCKAVKYGS from the exons ATGGCGCGGCCGCCGATCCTATCCGTCGCGCTGCCGTCTGACACCGGCCGTGTGCTCAGCATCCAGTCCCACACCGTCCAG GGGTATGTTGGCAACAAATCGGCCGTCTTTCCCCTGCAGCTCCTTGGCTTTGATGTGGATCCAATAAACTCTGTACAGTTTTCTAATCATACAG GATACCCAACATTTAGAGGTCAGGTTCTTAATGGCAAACAGCTCTGGGACCTTATTGAAGGACTGGAGGAAAATCAGTTGCTTCATTATACCCATTTATTAACAG GTTATATAGGCTCAGTTTCCTTTTTAGATACTGTGCTACAAGTTGTTGAGAAATTGCGATCAGTTAATCCTGATCTTGTATAtg TTTGTGACCCAGTTCTAGGTGATGAAGGAAAACTATATGTTCCTCAGGAGCTAATATCTGTTTATCAACAGAAG GTTGTTCCAGTTGCTTCAATGCTTACACCTAACCAATTTGAAGTTGAACTACTTACTGGATTGAG GATCACCTCCGAAGAAGATGGTTTGACAGCTTGTAATACCCTCCACAGTGCCGGACCACAGAAG GTGGTTATAACTAGTGCTCTTATTGAAGGTAAGCTGCTCCTTATCGGAAGTCACAAAAAAACAGAG GAACAACAGCCAGAACAATTTAAGATTGAGATACCAAAGATACCTGCATATTTCACG GGAACTGGAGATTTGACAACTGCTCTCCTACTAGGATGGAGTAAT AAATATCCTGATAGCCTCGAGAAAGCAGCAGAACTGGCAGTTTCCAGTTTGCAG GCACTTCTGAAAAGAACTGTGGAAGACTATAAAATGGCCGGCTTCGACCCATCGACCAGCAGCTTAGAGATCCGGTTGATCCAAAGCCAGGACGAGATCCGAAACCCAACTGTTACATGCAAGGCTGTGAAGTATGGAAGCTGA
- the LOC100283562 gene encoding pyridoxal kinase isoform X1: MTVAALRLPPPAAAPSGRARLVGAAAHRCSPREAFGWWCSQLLLTRSGRTRTTAAAAYPKMARPPILSVALPSDTGRVLSIQSHTVQGYVGNKSAVFPLQLLGFDVDPINSVQFSNHTGYPTFRGQVLNGKQLWDLIEGLEENQLLHYTHLLTGYIGSVSFLDTVLQVVEKLRSVNPDLVYVCDPVLGDEGKLYVPQELISVYQQKVVPVASMLTPNQFEVELLTGLRITSEEDGLTACNTLHSAGPQKVVITSALIEGKLLLIGSHKKTEEQQPEQFKIEIPKIPAYFTGTGDLTTALLLGWSNKYPDSLEKAAELAVSSLQALLKRTVEDYKMAGFDPSTSSLEIRLIQSQDEIRNPTVTCKAVKYGS, from the exons ATGACTGTCGCCGCACTCCGCTTGCCGCCGCCCGCCGCAGCTCCCTCCGGCCGCGCGCGCCTCGTGGGGGCCGCCGCGCACCGCTGCTCCCCCAG GGAGGCGTTTGGGTGGTGGTGCTCCCAGCTGCTGCTGACGCGGAGCGGCCGGACGaggacgacggcggcggcggcgtaccCGAAGATGGCGCGGCCGCCGATCCTATCCGTCGCGCTGCCGTCTGACACCGGCCGTGTGCTCAGCATCCAGTCCCACACCGTCCAG GGGTATGTTGGCAACAAATCGGCCGTCTTTCCCCTGCAGCTCCTTGGCTTTGATGTGGATCCAATAAACTCTGTACAGTTTTCTAATCATACAG GATACCCAACATTTAGAGGTCAGGTTCTTAATGGCAAACAGCTCTGGGACCTTATTGAAGGACTGGAGGAAAATCAGTTGCTTCATTATACCCATTTATTAACAG GTTATATAGGCTCAGTTTCCTTTTTAGATACTGTGCTACAAGTTGTTGAGAAATTGCGATCAGTTAATCCTGATCTTGTATAtg TTTGTGACCCAGTTCTAGGTGATGAAGGAAAACTATATGTTCCTCAGGAGCTAATATCTGTTTATCAACAGAAG GTTGTTCCAGTTGCTTCAATGCTTACACCTAACCAATTTGAAGTTGAACTACTTACTGGATTGAG GATCACCTCCGAAGAAGATGGTTTGACAGCTTGTAATACCCTCCACAGTGCCGGACCACAGAAG GTGGTTATAACTAGTGCTCTTATTGAAGGTAAGCTGCTCCTTATCGGAAGTCACAAAAAAACAGAG GAACAACAGCCAGAACAATTTAAGATTGAGATACCAAAGATACCTGCATATTTCACG GGAACTGGAGATTTGACAACTGCTCTCCTACTAGGATGGAGTAAT AAATATCCTGATAGCCTCGAGAAAGCAGCAGAACTGGCAGTTTCCAGTTTGCAG GCACTTCTGAAAAGAACTGTGGAAGACTATAAAATGGCCGGCTTCGACCCATCGACCAGCAGCTTAGAGATCCGGTTGATCCAAAGCCAGGACGAGATCCGAAACCCAACTGTTACATGCAAGGCTGTGAAGTATGGAAGCTGA